The Melospiza georgiana isolate bMelGeo1 chromosome 19, bMelGeo1.pri, whole genome shotgun sequence genome segment AGAGAGGGCTTGCCATGCTCTGCAGACTGCCTCTGCTTGGCACAGAAACTCTGAGGGAAGCACAGCCCTTACCTTGGGGGCACAGAGGAAAGGCAGGCATGCCATGCTGCCCTCAGGTGATTGGGGACTGCTTAATACAATGTTTGGTAGTTCTTTAAAAATAGAGCTGACTGTACTGAAGCTATTTTTGCCCATTTAGGTTTTTCTAGAGCACTTAGTCAATAGTTGCCCATTTATTATGGTGTAAATGTAGATTTACATTTAATGTAGATTCTGGCCATAAGAAAGAGACTGTTTCTTCTGTCAGAGAAAAGATGTTTTCCTTCCCCAGTTTACTTCAGTGCTTTATTTACCCACACAAAATTGTTTCCCAGTCTTATTTGGCACATGGCACTTCCATGAGTTTTCATAAGCTGCTTCAGGCCTGAGTGTGAGCCTCATTAAAATGTTCATAAACATTTCATAAACTCTGCAGGATAGAGAAGGAAACAAGGTGTAGCTGTCTCTGTTCTGTTAAACTCAGCTTCCTTGAGTCTTGGCCTCTGTCTgtgcagcagtggctgctctgGAGTCTCTTTACACCGCATGTAACAAGAACAGGGTGTGCAGGGAAACATGCCATTGCTGGGAGTATTGGAGAAGCACTTGCCATTTATTCCTGTATAGTTTTTTATTCTAAGAGCATAGTTCTTGGCAGCTGCCAgggtttttaattttcatatttttagaCTGTATTTCTGGTGCATTCATGTTGTATTTCCTGTCCTTGTAGGAACAGGTACTCCCAAGTGTTAACCATTAAGATGGGATCAGTGACACTACAGCTGCCAGCCATCACATTATCACACTTAGACTGAACAGATAAGTCATTAAACATCTTTGGCATTGAAAATTTATCTGAACAGTTTCAGTAATTATGTGGTCAGGCTTAGGAAGGAGGGCTTTCTgtttctccccttcctccttaCTCGCTGAAAGTGCAACTTGTAGTTACACTTCACTAAATGTAAGATAATCTGAGTTTCTAACACGAGCTCAGGTCCTTTGAAAAGAGGTTGTTCACAAACTCAATTTTATTTGGACATGAAAGGAAAGATACAGTTTTTCTTGTAAGATTTTATTGTAAGGTTTGGGCCCAGAATTTCAGGACGTTTATCTTAAGTAGTCCAAAGTAATTAATCATTAAAGTTTTAACAAAGGTCAGTGATTCCTTGAAAGGACAGTGCAGTAGTTGAGACTACCATCTTCATCAGTGATTGACTAGCGAGGCCTTTAGTCTTCAGTAAACAACATACGCACAAGCTCCGATTTAAAACATTCTTCTTCAACCAGCTTCTGAGGCTGAAAGAAAAACGTCCATAATTAAAAAACCTGTTCTGGCTGAGAGCCATTTGTACACACTAACATTAGCCACATCCAGCACCTCTGGCCTGGGGAGTGAGGTGTAGTGGGGGTGGAACAAGAATGGTAACTACAACTAAAACATTCTTGAGGGTTCTCTGGCCTTGGAAGAGGCATTTCTAAGCAAGTAACTACTAATTTAACTAACATGTACAAGTTACAACTTGAGCTGCAGTCTGACCAGAGTGCTTGGAACTTGTTTCACTCCTGTAGCCTCAGTGTTTGGAATTTTCAAAAGTTGAGGAGCTGCAAATCAGGAACAGTAACAATATGCAGCTAAGAAGTTTCTCAACCCCTCAAGCACCATGAGGCAAGTGCACATATTGCCTTTACTGCATGTTTATTATAGACATTACACAATAAGCAGAATGGTTCTCTCTTGAGGAACTGGGAGCAGAAGAGATGTTTAGAATGCCCTGGCCTCCTTGAACAAGAGAGGGTTCTCAGAGAATACAAGTGTCTAATTCATTCAGCCCTAAATTCCTGACAGGTCCCCATCTCAATGCCTGTAGATTCAGAACATTAATCACTTACTGTGCCATATTTAAGTAGTGTAGGCACTCCTGTTAGTTTCAGATTCCTCCTGAATTCATTGTTGGGATCCTTCCAGCTGTTCAGAAAGAAGGTGTTAAGCACAGCTTGTATAGAGGCATTTTCCAGTTAAAATAGCTTCAAAATTATTCAAAGGCCTTTGCCTCACACCTTCCCAATGCCCTTCTCAAAACAAGCATGCAGATAGATTATGTCTGAGATCGTGAGGACCTCAAAAAATGATTGACTCTTTACAGAAAAGGACAGCTCAGTCAGTTTTTTCAACAGGTTAACCACCAGTCCACCAACAGAACAAAGTAATCCCATTTGTCAGCATTCAAAGGTACTTACTAGGCTCTATCTCCAACTAGACAGTAGATGAAAACTGACTCATCAGGCAGGTTATGAAGTTCCTTCCTCACAATTGGCTCagctagaaaataatttttaaaatctgttacTACTAAATATTCGTGCTACAGAATCACATGGATTAACTTGGACCGGCAAGGCTACTTATTAATGTTTTGTCTGCTTTAGTTAGAGATCGATATTTCGTTGCACCGGGCTATCCACAAGTTTTTCAGAGTTTATTACATGCTTGAACGCTGACTGGACTTGTGTTGGAGTAAAGGCCAATTTCTTCTCTAACACGAAGAGAAACACTCTTGTTTCTCTTGTTCTGTCCTGTCCTGGGTGtggcagcccagcacagcgcccTTCTGCAGGGTGACGGTTCCCTAAGGCACCTTCAGACCTGCTCAGACACGTAAAGCCCTGCGGTTCAGTGCGGTGATTTCTCACAAGGAAATACTGCCGCTGGACACGGTCGGGGAAGGCATCGCTTCGCCTCGACACGTGCAGCATAGGTGAAGCTGACGGCACGGCTCAGGTCTGtcggtctgtctgtctgctgggccGCGTTAGCAGCCTTCGCCCGCAGCCCGCGCCGTTCCATGTGCGCAGCCAAAGGGGCAGCGTGGCAGCTGCGGCTCACAGCCCGCTCAGCTCACCGGGGAAACTGCGCCCGGAGCCTGGCAccggctctggggctgctgtgcccgCCCGGCATTTCCCGGAAAGGCACCCGAGGCCTCTCCGGCTTCCTCACGACCGACACAGCCCATGCCCCAGGCAGGGCGCTTCCCCGACGCGCCTCACCCGTCACGCAGTCGGGacaccagctcctgccctcGGCGTCCTTATCGCCGCAGAAGAGCGCGAAGATGGGCCGGCCGTGGTAGCTCTGCGCCGTCCGCACGAACTCGGGGTACCCGCGGAtctgcctctcctcccagcccatggcGGCAGCGGCGGAGgctccgcccggcccggcccgcgcgGCCGCCGTAGCTCGGCGCGCTCCCGGCGGCCCGTGCGGCGGCGGGACCGGGTTCGAACGGCGCCTGGTGCGTCCGCCGCGGCCCGGGCCGCCCGACCGACCGACCGACCGGCCGGCCGGCCGACCTacgtccgtccgtccgtccctCCCTTGCCGCAGCGCCCGGGGCCCGCCGTGCCGGTGCCGCCCGGGACGCCGTGAGGGCCAGGGCCGGGAGCAGCCACGGGCCCTGGGCGGTTGCGGAGAGGCCGCCCCATTCTGTCCGCGGCTGCTCGGGCTGGTTCTCCCTTTGTTACTCACATCAGACCCGGGATGGCTTTTGCCAGTCTGAAATAACGGTTTATTGTTCTCGCATGATCACAAGCAAGCGATAATAGCGAGATTTGCTCTCGAGCCGATGAGATGGTACCAAGCAAGACAGCGGTGTCTGATGATGCGTTTGCATTCACCAGCCAGCGATACAGGAATGAAGCTAAAGCTTTACAAACACAGGTAGTATTTGCCGTCGGTAGCGATGCTGAATTGGTTTTCTTTGTGATTGTAACAAAAATATGATTCTGACCCACTTCATgagacagcccagcagggagtgTCATACTAGCTTTCCTCGTGCTGTCGCACATTATCTTGACACTGTCCTTTAGTAAGGCTAGAGATCACAAACTGGATGTATAATTATTCTTAATTATCTGTTGTGGTTCAGTCCCAGTAGGCAGCTGAGCACTTGCTCACCCTCTCTCAGttgggatggggaagagaaCTGGAAGGCGAAAAGTACGAAAAGTTATGGGTTGTGATAAAGGCAGGTTAACAGGGAAAGCAAATGCTTTCCTCTTTTTGTGCacaaacaaggcaaaataagGAATTCATTCTCTACATCCTATCAGCAGGCAGGAATTCAGCCATTTCAGCACATATAACAGTGACTTAGGAAGACAAATGCTGTCACTAGTctcccctttctccttcttccctgcAGCTTTTACTGCTGAGCATGATGCTACagggtgtggaatatcccttttGTCAGTTGGGATCAACCATCCAGTTGTTTCCTCTCTAGCTTCTTGCCCACCCCCAGGCTACTCAGTGGTGAGCaggtgagaagcagaaaaggccttgacctCTGTGAGCACTGCCTAACAAGAATGAAAACATTGATGTGCTGTTAACACTGTGTTCATCATAAATCCAAAACAGTGCCATCATGACAGAGTTGCATCGCCTGTGTATAGTATTCTGCATAacatcagggttttttttactctttgaACAGCTCCAGTTTAATAGAAATGTTCCTGCAGTTCCAGAGAACTTGGCTCTCAGATTCTCTCACCCCCGTCCAATTATAATAGAAAAACTGAAGGCATCCAGTGATAAGGGAAATCTCGTTGGAAGTGAGGACCTCAGCCTGAGAAGCTCTGGGATGTTCTCAGTGGTGTCTGAAGAGAGACTTAAATTGGCTGTTCAGCTGGCAAAAAGGGACATCAAACAAAGACGTCTCGAAGAACAAGTAAAATAGCAGTGCTGCTTCCCTTGTACCAAAGCTGCCAGCTCATGGGAGGTGTTTTCCCTCCATCTCCACCTGGGAGAAACCCTTCCTCAGGCCTCAGCCTCTCATTCCTGGGCGCACATGGGCTGCTCAGCCGTGCTCAGCAGATGCCCAGGCCCCACTGGTTCCCCAGTGGCCCTTGGAGCGTTTGGGGTAGCCAAGTATGTTCCAGGAGAAATCTCCAACCTGCATTAGCCAGCACTGCCTTTCCTCCCTGGGGATACTTTGCTGTGATTGTGATGCACTGACAGCACAGAGGCCCCAGGAACAGCACGTCCTGTCTCCTCCTGGACCTCAGCAATACACTTTAAAATAGGTAACTTCAGAAGATATATAAATTAGAGAGAAAAATTAACAGAACTTCATGTTTTCAATGCCAAGAAGTTTCAAGACTTTCTGAAGGAAGGTCGAGCGTTTGTGTACCTGCTGCTACAACTGATCCCTTATAGCTCTACAATGCAAGTAGTGTCTCGGATGTGACAGACCTCCCCACTGTGGAACAATGGGATACAGGAGGTGCAGAAAATATTAACTAACCTTCTTAGTCCGTCAAGTAGGGGCACTAATAATAATTCTTTCACTTTGCAGGAGTATCAGAAAGAATCATTCACTAGTTTTTGCACAATGTATCATAATGTCATAGACAACAGCTGCCACAGATGTTTCTCAGAAATTGGTGTGGTTCACTTCCCATCTAAACAAGCCCCTTCTGTCCCCCctttttctctgggaaaaatgaaagcagaagaaaaaggaagtgcAGTAAGCCATTATTTAGATCTGGGAATAATGAATGTTTATCAGGATTTTGTAACACAAATTATGtaatgaagcagagaaaaggctTTTGAACAAGTATGTTAATGAGATGGCAGCTAAGGGAGAGGTTACAGAGCTGCCAATTCTGATACAaatttttaatgtgattttcttTTGGATCATTTTCTTTTGCGGTCATTAGCCTGCACAGCATTTGAATGGGCTTTAGGGCACAAACTATATGGGAAACACCAATTCTAGCTCAAGAAAGACTGATCAGCAACATTAACTGACTGAGAAAATCCCACTGACTCAAAATTCAGAATGAGGGCTTTTATGTAGAACATTGTTGGGCACGGGGATTGTGCCGAAAGGACTGTTCATTCAGAGTCTTGAGagcttttcctggaaaaatatCAGATGCTCCACTGGGAACTTAGTTGAAAGCTACTCCTGAAGCAGGACAGTGGGCTGGCAGTAACTGGGAAGGACCGACTGGAGGGAAAATGGAGAGCAATGAAGGAGTGAATGCTGGTAATAACTCTTTCTATTTCAATTCTGCGTAAACCTTCCAGTGCATAACATTACCATACAGGACCTCTTCTAGGCACCTTTTGAAGGCAAGAATCACATAGAGGTAAGTTCTGAActggttattttttaaatatgactTTCAAAAGCCCAAGTagaaaacattctttttctgctaCATCCTAGAATATCTCAGGGTcagttgttttaatttttgtttctcaatGTCAAGTATGATACGACTTACAGTccttgtttaattttattttgttaaaactTTTGTACCTCTGGCTGTTGCATGGAGCATGCAACATGAAAGAACTTTTAAAAGAATGTGAGGAGTTTTTGTCTCGAGAGAGAGTAGCAGTAATCTAGGTCAAATGGACTGTTTAGAACAAGTAAACTGTACTTGTGTGCTTGGGCAGCATTTGAATTAGAAGCAGAAAATATGTCTATCTGTAATTAAATGAACCAGCTTCTGCCTGTAAAGCCACCTTTTCACAGGCCATTCCTATCCTCCAATAACTGGAGTAACTGGGATGATTGCCTTGTAGAGAGTGCAATATATCAGAAAAGCAGCTTCTCAGGAACAAACTAAgctataaaaaaaatctgtattttgcaaTTTTTCTACCTGGACTGACCCTGGAAATTCTACTTTCTGAGTGGGATTGGTTTTCAGTCCCTTTCTCTACGAAATAATACAGGTCAGCCTTTCTTAACTAGCCTTCAGCAGTGTCCCACTTCTAACTGCAACTCTTGGCCATGGTTCACGTAATTGATGCTGGTATCTGAAGTATAAAAGGAAAGATTGCAAGACTCTGCATGTGGTTTGACAATGCTGTCAAGGTCACCTAGGCATCTTCTGTCTTGAAAGCTGCAGTTGTTCCTGCCACAGCTGTTCCTTGCCCAGCCATAACTAGCCCAGTCTCTTGAGCTGGCTCTAGTGCTCACTGAACACTTCATTGAACCTATTCAGCTCACgaacagcagaaaaatgttCTGCTTTCTTTGTCAAGTTAAATCAAATGAACCCCAGAGCCACCAGCTGAGAAACGTTGCAAAGGCCAGGGAAGGTTGGTGGCAGTGAGCCACAAGATGGGCTTGGCTCTGTTACTCAAACCCTTAATTCTTGACATGCTTCAAAATACCGGGGTTTATTagggcagcagaacagcaaatggaaaaaatggtATCTTGCAACCAGGAAAAGGGATTTCAAGTACAAGAGACCTGattcagctcctgcttccaCCTCACATCACCACCCATGCCGAAGCCTCTTTGTAACTGAAAAATTTCAGTTCCTTTGAAAACTGATTTGAAACTTACTATCAAGAAAAACAAGACAAGTACATTATTCAACACTAGGGTACCTAAGGATGATACAGTCTCCTGCTTCTAAATGATGTCTGCAACCAAAAGCTGGTTTTACCCACTGCTTCTAAAGCACTGTTTAAAGCTATTGCATTCAGAGCCATACTGACTAGAGGAAGggattccttttcctttaaGGTGTGCAGTTGGTGCTCAGTTAGCATGAGCTGAATTTCAGGCTGTGGGAGGTTTTTGTTTGAAAGCTCTTTGGATCACCTAAAACTCATCCTGGATGTTTTGCAAGTGCTTaggctctctgcagctcccttcTACCCAGCTGTCAGACCAGTTCTGTAAAGCAAGCAGCCAAAATTTTGTCTGTCCTCTCCTTGGCACAGTGAAAAGGAAGTTCATAATCAAATTATATGAAGGTCAGTGTGCAATAATTCTGCACAGTAAGGGAATATTGATTACCTTTTCTGTATTGACTAAAAGAAAAGGACTGAGCCATGAGTTAGCTAGTTCAAATTGCCCATGGAGTCCCATGTCTCATCCCCAGGTACAGCACGCAAGTCTCCTTTCACAAGATTAGTCCATCTAAAGGTATCAACacattttttgtctttatggttttttttcttcactgcatCTAATTGAAACAAGAAGACAACAAATCACCTTTGCACTGGTCTACTGGTCTATCAGAGTTAACTTTAGAACGACTCCTTTAGAATGAACATTTTGCGTTTTCTTGTTTAAGTGCTTcaagtcttttttctttttttgactAGGAACCATTTTTTCATTGGAGACAGGCCACAGGAATTCAAGTTTTGGCCAATTCCCCACTTTCTGCTAGACTTTGCACTGGTGTGAAGTGTGTTTCCTCTGTGTTGGTAAGTTACCCAGAGGGACAGCTCCGAAACGTTTGAAGATTTGGAATCTGTCCAGATCCGGTTggctacttttttttcttagtggGCATTCACTGCTTTTACAAATGAAAAGTAACATTGGAGTGTCTTGTTTTGAACTTCTGTCACTCAAGTTCCTTTGGTCAGCAGAGGACAAAGAGTGCAAGCTGTAGTCAGAGCTCCTTCATTACTTGCT includes the following:
- the LOC131091599 gene encoding thioredoxin domain-containing protein 17-like: MGWEERQIRGYPEFVRTAQSYHGRPIFALFCGDKDAEGRSWCPDCVTAEPIVRKELHNLPDESVFIYCLVGDRAYWKDPNNEFRRNLKLTGVPTLLKYGTPQKLVEEECFKSELVRMLFTED